A single genomic interval of Polaribacter vadi harbors:
- a CDS encoding glycoside hydrolase family 140 protein produces MINHKNFSKIFSIIAFISVLVSCKESKMESKKETIEGVQKLQVSENGHYFQTEDGKPFFWLGDTGWLTFKKLNRDEIKTYFKDRKEKEYNVIQIMTLHSEEMANVYGDSALVNKDVSKPLITKGNDFNIPEEYDFWDHVDYALDVAEENGLYIGMVPIWGTSVKKGKVNLEQAKSYASFLGDRFKDRKNIIWLNGGDTPGEENTEIWNAIGSILKSKNPYALVTFHPFGRTDSSDNYHDASWLDFNMFQSGHRRYDQETEGKMYAQDNYKYVNVDFKLKPTKPTIDGEPSYEGIPQGLHDTLQPLWIDKDLRRYAYWSVFAGGAGFTYGHNAVMQMFREGDNPAYGNKKIWREALHDSGAKQMKYVKQLMMQFPYFNRIPGASLVVNQGEKYNYLAATKGEDYALIYTYNGRNISVNMGKIKGDKVEASWFNPKNGITNKIGDFKNTGVQDFKPEGEVEDGNDWVLILTSK; encoded by the coding sequence ATGATAAACCATAAAAATTTTAGTAAAATTTTTAGCATTATAGCTTTTATAAGTGTATTAGTTTCTTGTAAAGAATCGAAAATGGAATCGAAAAAAGAAACAATTGAAGGCGTTCAAAAATTGCAAGTTTCTGAAAATGGTCATTATTTTCAAACAGAAGATGGTAAACCTTTCTTTTGGTTAGGAGATACAGGTTGGTTAACTTTTAAAAAGTTAAACAGAGATGAAATTAAAACGTATTTTAAAGATCGTAAAGAAAAAGAATATAATGTAATTCAAATAATGACGTTGCATTCCGAAGAAATGGCGAATGTTTATGGAGATTCTGCATTGGTAAATAAAGATGTTTCTAAACCATTAATAACAAAAGGTAACGATTTTAACATCCCAGAAGAATATGATTTTTGGGATCACGTAGACTACGCTTTAGATGTAGCAGAAGAAAATGGTTTATATATTGGTATGGTACCAATTTGGGGAACATCCGTAAAAAAAGGAAAGGTAAATTTAGAGCAAGCAAAATCTTATGCATCCTTTTTAGGAGATAGATTTAAAGATAGAAAAAATATTATTTGGTTAAATGGAGGTGATACTCCAGGTGAAGAAAACACCGAAATTTGGAATGCGATAGGAAGCATATTAAAATCTAAAAACCCATATGCTTTAGTAACTTTTCATCCTTTTGGGCGCACAGATTCTTCAGATAATTATCATGATGCATCTTGGTTAGATTTTAACATGTTTCAATCTGGTCATAGACGATATGATCAAGAAACTGAAGGCAAAATGTATGCACAAGACAATTACAAATATGTAAATGTAGATTTTAAGTTAAAACCAACCAAACCAACTATAGATGGAGAACCATCTTATGAAGGAATTCCACAAGGATTGCATGATACCTTACAACCACTTTGGATAGATAAAGATTTAAGACGTTACGCATATTGGTCTGTTTTTGCTGGTGGTGCAGGTTTTACATATGGTCATAATGCAGTAATGCAAATGTTTAGAGAAGGTGATAATCCTGCATATGGAAATAAAAAAATATGGAGAGAAGCTTTACATGATTCTGGAGCAAAACAAATGAAATATGTAAAACAGTTGATGATGCAATTTCCTTATTTCAATAGAATTCCAGGTGCAAGTTTAGTTGTAAATCAAGGCGAAAAGTACAATTACTTAGCCGCAACAAAAGGAGAAGATTACGCTCTAATTTACACATATAATGGTAGAAATATCTCTGTAAATATGGGTAAAATTAAAGGAGATAAAGTTGAAGCTTCTTGGTTTAATCCTAAAAATGGGATCACTAATAAAATTGGCGATTTCAAAAATACGGGAGTTCAAGATTTTAAGCCTGAAGGAGAAGTTGAAGATGGTAATGATTGGGTATTAATTTTAACCTCTAAATAA
- a CDS encoding glycoside hydrolase family 28 protein — protein sequence MKKNISIFLISFFISAFSTLKANNNSGWINILEAGGNNKGELCTQAIQNAINKANKSGGGTIYFPAGNYLTGALKLKSNIIINLEAGAILKFSSNFDDYLPFVEYRWEGTVLKSFSPLLFAKDQENITITGRGIIDGQGEAWWKEIWRIESAKEKLPLTKYQKMTQEANKDVKTAPYYARTRSYLFHRPPLFQAYHCKNIRIEGVTFQNSPFWTINPAFCDNVTIDNVTIFNPYSPNTDGINPTSCKNVHISNCHISVGDDCITIKSGRDEDGRKYATPTENVTITNCTMMSGHGGVVIGSEMSGDIKKVTITNCVFDGTDRGIRIKAARGRGGVVEEIRVSNIVMNNIKKEAFMFNLFYDKNTVVEPVTERTPIFRNIHISNVTATNVNTAGRIIGIPEMPIQNMTFSNINIEAKEGFNISTASDIEFHDVKINTTLGASVKIEDSKNIILDNVATLAPLKNTPVIKLNNVSNLMLNNNFPFNLTDIFLAVDGEKTQNIFLKNNVFKNVKTVLVKGKSVKSEIKVE from the coding sequence ATGAAAAAAAACATATCTATATTTTTAATTTCTTTTTTTATTTCTGCTTTTTCAACTTTAAAAGCAAACAATAATAGTGGTTGGATAAATATTTTAGAAGCAGGTGGGAATAATAAAGGAGAACTTTGTACGCAAGCTATTCAAAATGCAATTAATAAAGCAAATAAATCTGGTGGTGGCACCATTTATTTCCCAGCAGGAAATTATTTAACAGGTGCTTTAAAATTAAAAAGCAATATAATAATCAACTTAGAAGCAGGTGCAATTTTAAAATTTTCTTCCAATTTCGATGATTATTTACCATTCGTGGAATATCGTTGGGAAGGAACTGTTTTAAAAAGTTTTTCTCCTTTGTTGTTTGCTAAAGACCAAGAAAATATTACTATCACAGGACGTGGAATTATAGATGGACAAGGTGAAGCTTGGTGGAAAGAAATTTGGCGAATAGAATCTGCCAAAGAAAAATTACCGCTTACTAAATATCAAAAAATGACGCAAGAAGCGAATAAAGATGTAAAAACAGCACCTTATTATGCAAGAACTAGAAGTTATTTATTTCATAGACCACCATTATTTCAAGCCTATCACTGTAAAAATATTAGAATAGAAGGTGTAACTTTTCAGAATTCACCATTTTGGACCATCAATCCAGCTTTTTGTGACAATGTAACTATAGATAATGTTACTATTTTTAATCCATATTCACCAAATACAGATGGTATTAATCCAACCTCATGCAAAAACGTTCATATTTCTAATTGTCATATTAGTGTTGGCGATGATTGTATCACCATAAAATCTGGTAGAGATGAGGATGGTAGAAAATATGCTACACCAACAGAAAATGTTACCATAACTAATTGTACTATGATGAGTGGTCATGGAGGTGTGGTTATTGGTAGTGAAATGTCTGGTGACATCAAAAAAGTTACAATTACGAATTGTGTTTTTGATGGCACAGATAGAGGTATCAGAATTAAAGCAGCTAGAGGTAGAGGTGGTGTTGTAGAAGAAATTAGAGTTTCTAATATTGTAATGAATAATATCAAAAAAGAAGCTTTTATGTTTAATCTTTTTTATGATAAAAATACTGTTGTAGAACCTGTAACAGAGCGTACACCCATTTTTAGAAACATTCATATTAGTAATGTTACAGCAACTAACGTAAATACTGCTGGACGAATTATTGGAATTCCAGAAATGCCAATTCAAAACATGACATTTTCTAACATAAATATAGAAGCAAAAGAAGGTTTTAACATCTCTACAGCTTCAGATATTGAATTTCATGATGTAAAAATAAATACAACTTTAGGAGCTTCTGTAAAAATTGAAGATTCAAAAAATATCATATTAGATAATGTGGCAACATTAGCACCATTAAAAAACACACCTGTTATAAAATTAAATAATGTTTCTAATTTGATGTTGAACAATAACTTTCCATTTAATTTAACTGATATTTTTTTAGCAGTTGATGGAGAAAAAACTCAAAACATTTTCCTAAAAAATAATGTTTTTAAAAATGTAAAAACAGTTTTAGTAAAAGGAAAATCAGTTAAAAGTGAAATAAAAGTAGAATAA
- a CDS encoding DUF6298 domain-containing protein, producing MTINYLQFKFFTLYREQCFIILAFCFCISHIFSQQKIPDLVKNKNGSISYVSDNLGNKIPDFSFAGYQASEVAIPTVKAKIFVPNQDTDATQNIQAAINYVSNLKPNAAGFRGAVLLDKGTFKIKGTLYIKKSGVVLRGSGNKNNETILLGTGFKREAIISVLGTNDKKFKDTLSFSVNYTPLGSQKIQLKDVSKLKVYDDIVIQKSLTQNLIDTLQMNEFGGETGWIGWKTRDWDIRWNRVVKSIKGNEVTLNAPLTMTLDDNFGKTKVIKYSWSGRIEKIGIENLMISSTFNENNTKDELHRWFGITMQNVKNAWVRQIHFKHLAGGAVSLLKTAQQITVEDCIATAPISEIAAFRRHTFYTEGEQTLFQRCYSEYGYHDFAVGGYATAGPNAFVQCESYLPYSNSGTIGSWATGVLFDVVNIDGNALSYKNREQAGRGAGWSAANSVIWESSASKVENYSPPTTQNWAFGVWGGIMTGNGKWKDVNNHIFPRSLFYAQLETRLGKLPVNPNIFPLGSEPTSSPTIEQAQQLNEEALNPAKTLKEWIIEVSEKNRFFEEAKNIQSIKEVKNISFLEDDKKNTSKIIIKNGWLTFKGEVITGNTVNVQWWRGSLKNHEIKNSSEHITRFVPGRKGKGFTDDIEEVVNNFSQKNIVALEHNYGLWYERRMDDHERTRRIDADVWPPFYEQPFARSGQGLAWDHLSKYDLTKYNDWYWNRLSNFSDLAESKGQLLINQQYFQHNIIEAGAHWSSSPWRSANNINNTGFPEPVPYAGDKRIFMAEQFYDVSNKNRKELHQQFIRKSLNNFKDNSNVIQLTSAEYTGPLHFIEFWLDEVKKWKNETSGEGIIGLSATKDVQDAILRDSKRSKTVDLIDIRYWHYRQDGSAYAPEGGKNLAPRQHARKMKTGKETEEQIYRAVREYREIYPEKAVLYSTNSAPRFGWATFMAGGSLAPIPKIDITSFYKHLANTKVSQNQNYKSDYWSLENAGNAYLYYLVKTNVITADLSNYKGIFDAFWIDVNTGEVISKTTIKGQRNHKLTNPTNKKVAVYIVKK from the coding sequence ATTAACTATGTAAGTAATTTAAAACCAAATGCTGCTGGTTTTAGAGGAGCAGTTTTATTAGATAAAGGAACTTTTAAAATTAAAGGAACTTTATATATAAAAAAATCTGGTGTAGTTTTAAGAGGTAGTGGAAATAAAAACAATGAAACAATACTTTTAGGAACTGGCTTTAAGCGTGAAGCTATTATTAGTGTTCTTGGCACAAATGATAAAAAATTTAAAGATACGCTAAGTTTTAGTGTGAACTATACGCCATTAGGTAGTCAAAAAATTCAATTAAAAGATGTATCAAAGTTAAAAGTCTATGATGATATTGTGATTCAAAAATCATTAACTCAAAATTTAATTGACACCTTACAAATGAATGAATTTGGAGGAGAAACAGGTTGGATTGGTTGGAAAACGAGAGATTGGGACATCAGATGGAACAGGGTAGTTAAAAGTATAAAAGGGAACGAAGTAACTTTAAATGCACCGTTAACGATGACTTTAGATGATAACTTTGGGAAAACTAAAGTCATTAAATATTCTTGGTCTGGAAGAATAGAAAAAATTGGAATAGAAAATTTAATGATTTCATCAACTTTTAATGAAAATAATACAAAAGACGAATTACACAGATGGTTTGGAATTACAATGCAAAATGTAAAAAATGCCTGGGTTCGTCAAATACATTTTAAGCATTTAGCTGGTGGTGCAGTTTCTTTATTAAAAACTGCGCAACAAATTACTGTAGAAGATTGTATTGCAACAGCACCTATTTCTGAAATTGCAGCATTTAGGCGTCACACATTTTATACAGAAGGAGAACAAACGTTGTTTCAAAGATGTTATTCAGAATATGGTTATCATGATTTTGCAGTTGGTGGTTATGCAACTGCAGGTCCAAACGCTTTTGTACAATGCGAATCGTATTTACCTTATAGCAATAGTGGTACAATTGGTAGTTGGGCAACAGGCGTTTTATTTGATGTTGTAAATATTGATGGTAATGCTCTAAGTTATAAAAATCGTGAACAAGCAGGAAGAGGTGCAGGTTGGTCTGCAGCCAACAGTGTAATTTGGGAATCTTCTGCTTCTAAAGTAGAAAATTACAGTCCACCAACTACACAAAATTGGGCATTTGGTGTTTGGGGTGGTATAATGACAGGTAATGGTAAATGGAAAGATGTAAACAATCATATATTTCCAAGAAGTTTATTTTATGCTCAATTAGAAACCAGATTAGGCAAGCTTCCTGTAAACCCTAATATTTTTCCTTTAGGTTCAGAACCCACATCAAGTCCAACTATAGAACAAGCGCAACAATTAAATGAAGAGGCGCTAAATCCCGCAAAAACGCTAAAAGAATGGATTATAGAAGTTTCAGAAAAAAACAGATTTTTTGAAGAAGCTAAAAATATACAATCTATTAAAGAGGTAAAGAATATTAGTTTTTTAGAAGATGATAAAAAAAATACATCAAAAATTATAATTAAAAATGGTTGGTTAACTTTTAAAGGAGAAGTTATTACAGGAAATACAGTAAACGTGCAATGGTGGAGAGGAAGCTTAAAAAATCATGAAATTAAAAATTCATCTGAACATATTACAAGGTTTGTTCCTGGAAGAAAAGGAAAAGGTTTTACTGATGATATAGAAGAAGTTGTAAATAATTTTTCGCAAAAGAACATTGTTGCTTTAGAGCATAATTATGGTTTGTGGTATGAAAGAAGAATGGATGATCATGAAAGAACTCGCAGAATAGATGCAGATGTTTGGCCACCTTTTTATGAGCAACCTTTTGCAAGAAGTGGACAAGGTTTAGCTTGGGATCATTTAAGTAAATACGATTTAACAAAATATAATGATTGGTATTGGAATCGCTTATCAAATTTTTCTGATTTGGCGGAATCTAAAGGTCAATTATTAATTAATCAACAATACTTTCAACATAATATTATAGAAGCTGGTGCACATTGGTCTAGTTCGCCTTGGCGTTCTGCAAACAACATTAACAATACAGGTTTTCCAGAACCAGTGCCTTATGCAGGTGATAAACGTATTTTTATGGCAGAACAATTTTATGATGTTTCTAATAAAAATAGAAAAGAATTGCATCAACAATTTATAAGAAAATCTTTAAATAATTTTAAAGATAATAGTAATGTAATTCAACTTACAAGTGCAGAATATACTGGTCCACTTCATTTTATAGAATTTTGGTTAGACGAAGTTAAAAAATGGAAAAATGAAACTTCTGGAGAAGGAATTATTGGTTTAAGTGCTACAAAAGATGTTCAAGATGCCATTTTAAGAGACTCTAAAAGATCAAAAACAGTAGATTTAATCGATATTCGTTATTGGCATTATAGACAAGATGGTTCAGCTTATGCACCTGAAGGAGGAAAAAATTTAGCACCAAGACAACATGCTCGTAAAATGAAAACGGGCAAAGAAACAGAAGAGCAGATATATAGAGCTGTTAGAGAATATCGAGAAATTTATCCAGAGAAAGCAGTTTTATATTCTACAAATTCAGCACCAAGATTTGGTTGGGCAACATTTATGGCTGGTGGTTCTCTAGCTCCAATTCCAAAAATAGATATTACAAGTTTTTATAAGCATTTAGCTAATACAAAAGTATCTCAAAATCAAAATTACAAAAGTGATTATTGGTCCTTAGAAAATGCCGGAAATGCATATTTATATTACTTAGTAAAGACCAATGTTATTACTGCAGATTTAAGTAATTATAAAGGAATTTTTGATGCTTTTTGGATTGATGTAAATACAGGTGAAGTTATATCAAAAACGACAATTAAAGGCCAAAGAAACCATAAGTTAACAAACCCAACAAATAAAAAAGTAGCAGTATATATAGTAAAAAAATAA
- a CDS encoding glycoside hydrolase family 43 protein, with amino-acid sequence MKKVLFLLLFSIVMSCTSKKDIYLFTSFREPATEGLYLAYSKDGYHWKDLKGPYLKPEIGASKIMRDPSIAKGKDGIYHMVWTTDWRGGNGFGYASSKDLIDWSEQEFIPVMSHEPDVVNVWAPEIFYEDDNDRYIIIWASTIPFRYEKGEEDEKNNHRMYYVTTKDFKTFSETKLFIEPGFSVIDCVIVKRAKNDYALIVKDNTRPNRNLKVAFGKSPLGPFKNISEPYSGFLSEGPTVLEQDGKFIIYYDNYGEKNYKALKTSDFKSFKDITTEIDLPEGHKHGTITTISEDVLEKLIQKSKEK; translated from the coding sequence ATGAAAAAAGTATTGTTTTTATTATTATTTTCAATTGTTATGAGTTGCACTTCAAAAAAAGATATTTATTTATTTACATCTTTTAGAGAACCTGCAACAGAAGGTCTTTATTTAGCCTACAGCAAGGATGGTTACCATTGGAAAGATTTAAAAGGACCTTATTTAAAACCAGAAATTGGTGCAAGTAAAATTATGCGAGATCCATCAATTGCCAAAGGTAAAGATGGTATATATCACATGGTTTGGACAACTGATTGGCGAGGTGGAAACGGATTTGGATATGCTAGCTCAAAAGACTTAATAGATTGGAGTGAACAAGAATTTATTCCTGTAATGAGTCATGAACCAGATGTTGTAAACGTTTGGGCTCCCGAAATTTTTTATGAGGATGATAATGATCGCTATATTATTATTTGGGCATCAACCATTCCTTTTCGATATGAAAAAGGAGAAGAAGATGAAAAAAATAATCATAGAATGTATTATGTTACCACAAAAGATTTTAAAACCTTTTCAGAAACAAAACTATTCATAGAACCAGGCTTTAGTGTAATTGATTGTGTAATAGTTAAACGAGCTAAAAATGATTATGCACTTATTGTTAAAGATAATACAAGACCTAACAGAAATTTAAAAGTAGCTTTTGGAAAATCACCTTTAGGACCTTTTAAAAATATTTCAGAACCGTATTCAGGTTTCCTTTCTGAAGGACCAACCGTGTTAGAGCAGGATGGAAAGTTTATAATTTATTACGATAATTACGGTGAGAAAAATTATAAAGCACTCAAAACATCAGATTTTAAAAGCTTTAAGGATATTACAACTGAAATTGATTTGCCAGAAGGTCATAAACACGGAACAATTACAACAATTTCAGAAGACGTTTTGGAAAAATTAATACAAAAAAGTAAAGAGAAATAA